AAAGAGTAGTAATCGCAATTGCATTAACAAATGAAATAAAATTGCTTCTTTTAGATGAACCGACAACAGCTTTAGATGAAAGTTCAAAGAAAGTCATCTTAGATTTAATAAATGACTTATCAAAAAAATTAGATATTTCAATACTTTTTGTAACTCATGACATAAGCTCTATAAAAGATATTTGTAAAGATATTGTTATAATAAAAGATGGAACAGTTGTAGAAACAGGTAAAACAATTGAAGTACTAAAAAATCCAAAAAATGAATATACAAAAGAACTTATAAACTCAACTTTTGAAAACAAAGAATTTAGGAAATAAAATATGATGAAATATATTTTTACATTTTTACTATTAATTGCAGTTGGTGTAGCAGGATGGCTATTAAAACTTTATTCAGATATTAGACATGATATAAATAAAGTAGTAGAGTACAATCCTTCAAAAACGACGCAATTCTTTGATAAAAATGGAAAACTAATAGCTAATATATTTAATAAAGAGCATAGACTATATGTAAAGTATGAAAATATTCCAGCTCGAGTAGTTGAAGCACTAGTTGCTATTGAAGATACACAATTCTTTGAACATAATGGGATAAACCCAGATGCAATAAGTAGAGCAATTATAAAAGATATAAAAGCCATGAAATTAGTTGAAGGAGCAAGTACTTTAACTCAACAGTTAATAAAAACTCTTGTATTAAGTAGAGAGAAGAAACTGCTGAGAAAAATAAAAGAAGCCTTACTTGCAATTAGGCTTGAGACTATTTTAACAAAAGAAGAAATATTAGAAAGATATTTAAATCAAGTCTATTTTGGTCATGGGTATTATGGTATTAAAACAGCAGCACTTGGTTATTTTAGAAAAGATTTATATGAGTTAAATATAAAAGAAGTTGCAATTTTAGTTGGATTACCAAAAGCACCAAGTTTTTATGATCCAACAAAAAATTTAAAATTTGCATTAACAAGAGCTAATCAAGTTGTAAAAAGAATGAATACATTAGGTTGGATAAATAAAAATGAATATGAAAATGCGGTAAACTTTATTCCAACAGTTTATAATGACACCTTAACTCAAAATAAAGCCCCTTACATAATTGATTATGCATTAAAAACTTTACAAAAAGACATCAAAGATATTAAATCTGGTGGGTATAAAATTAATTTAACAATAGATTTAAATGCACAGGAAATTGCAAGAGAATCCTTAAAAGTAGGATATGATGGAATTTTAAAAAGAGATGCAAAATTACAAAAGAATCCAAGAAATAATGTAGATGCTAAAAAAAGACCTGTTAAAGAAGGTTATTTTATAGAAACACTAAATGGAGGTATTATTTCAATTGAAAATAATACAGGGAAAATACTAGCTCTTGTTGGTGGTATTGATTATAAAACATCTGCTTTTAATAGAGTTGTTCAAAGTAAAAGGCAACCTGGTTCTTCCGCTAAACCATTTTTATATCAAACTGCATTAGACGTAGGATATTCTCCTGCTTCACAATTAGTAGATATTGGAAGAACATATGATTATAAAGTAAATGGTCAAAAAAAGAAATGGCAACCTAAAAATTATAGTGGTAATTTTAAAGGTGTTCTTACACTTAG
This window of the Arcobacter sp. LA11 genome carries:
- a CDS encoding penicillin-binding protein 1A gives rise to the protein MKYIFTFLLLIAVGVAGWLLKLYSDIRHDINKVVEYNPSKTTQFFDKNGKLIANIFNKEHRLYVKYENIPARVVEALVAIEDTQFFEHNGINPDAISRAIIKDIKAMKLVEGASTLTQQLIKTLVLSREKKLLRKIKEALLAIRLETILTKEEILERYLNQVYFGHGYYGIKTAALGYFRKDLYELNIKEVAILVGLPKAPSFYDPTKNLKFALTRANQVVKRMNTLGWINKNEYENAVNFIPTVYNDTLTQNKAPYIIDYALKTLQKDIKDIKSGGYKINLTIDLNAQEIARESLKVGYDGILKRDAKLQKNPRNNVDAKKRPVKEGYFIETLNGGIISIENNTGKILALVGGIDYKTSAFNRVVQSKRQPGSSAKPFLYQTALDVGYSPASQLVDIGRTYDYKVNGQKKKWQPKNYSGNFKGVLTLRESLTKSRNLATINLVTEVGIDDMYKGLESYGITGIPRDLSITLGSFSISPLNLSKAYSVFSNNGIQVTPYMINSIENSKGEVTNFEPIEKYVNSPEQTFLMKSILNDVVTRGTGRRANVKGIDLAGKTGTTNSNVDAWFCGFSPTIQTIVWYGKDNNTPMRKSEGGGSTAAPAFSHFFKKYLEIHPEIERNFKIPNNIKTSIINGKKEYYTDISPLPEIEIPMVSENPNEDAIEF